The following coding sequences lie in one Numida meleagris isolate 19003 breed g44 Domestic line chromosome Z, NumMel1.0, whole genome shotgun sequence genomic window:
- the DIMT1 gene encoding probable dimethyladenosine transferase isoform X2 has product MFQREFALRLVAKPGSKLYCRLSINTQLLARVDHLMKVGKNNFKPPPKVESSVVRIEPKNPPPPINFQEWDGLVRIAFVRKNKTLSAAFKSSAVEQLLDHNYRIHCSLHNTEILENFKIAEKIQTVLKDTGYSEKRARSMDIDDFIRLLHGFNSEGIHFS; this is encoded by the exons ATGTTTCAAAGAGAATTTGCTCTTCGTTTGGTTGCAAAACCAGGAAGTAAGCTATACTGCAGACTTTCTATAAATACTCAGTTATTGGCTCGAGTGGACCATCTGATGAAG gttggaaaaaataatttcaagccTCCTCCTAAAGTTGAATCCAGTGTTGTCAGAATAGAGCCAAAGAACCCACCACCACCTATCAACTTCCAG GAATGGGATGGTCTGGTAAGGATAGCCTTTGTTAGGAAAAACAAGACGCTCTCTGCAGCCTTTAA GTCAAGTGCTGTAGAGCAGTTGCTGGACCACAATTACCGAATTCATTGTTCCTTACATAATACA GAAATACTGGAAAACTTCaaaattgcagagaaaatacagacagTCCTAAAAGATACAGGTTACTCTGAAAAACGAGCCCGTTCCATGGATATAGATGATTTCATTCG aCTCTTGCATGGCTTCAATTCAGAAGGCATCCATTTCTCATAG